A portion of the Desulfobacterales bacterium genome contains these proteins:
- the speB gene encoding agmatinase, whose protein sequence is MQYNKFMPFGGPDVQFDNFDLSNIVILPICYENKPSYGIGSLYGPIHILNASFQLEQIDEETLEDWTKLKIHTLFPFVPSSIPDTAVNEIKKTAIKIIEQKKFLLSLGGDHAISIGLIDAANNFHKDISVLQIDAHADLRNTWNGSKYNHACVIRRILDNYNVPVVQVGIRSFSKEELEYIKNKNLTPFYAHLLNPNDNSWMLQVANKLSNNVYITLDLDGLDPSVIPGTGTPEPGGLSYKQVVELIKIIGKEKNVIGADINELSKIEGTQVSEYTAAKLATKIFIHCSKNN, encoded by the coding sequence ATGCAGTATAATAAGTTCATGCCATTTGGGGGACCAGATGTTCAATTTGATAATTTCGATTTATCAAACATTGTAATATTGCCTATCTGTTATGAAAATAAACCCTCTTACGGTATAGGGAGCTTATACGGCCCTATTCATATTTTAAATGCATCATTTCAATTAGAACAAATAGATGAAGAAACTTTAGAGGATTGGACAAAGTTAAAAATTCATACATTATTTCCCTTTGTCCCTTCCTCTATTCCAGATACCGCTGTTAACGAAATAAAAAAAACTGCCATTAAGATAATCGAACAAAAAAAATTTCTTTTATCACTCGGAGGAGATCATGCTATTTCAATAGGGCTTATAGATGCAGCAAATAACTTTCATAAAGATATAAGCGTACTGCAAATTGATGCTCATGCTGATTTAAGAAATACATGGAATGGAAGCAAATATAATCATGCTTGTGTTATTAGAAGAATATTAGATAACTATAACGTACCAGTTGTTCAGGTAGGAATAAGATCCTTTTCAAAGGAAGAACTCGAATATATAAAAAATAAAAATTTAACTCCTTTTTATGCCCATTTATTGAATCCTAACGATAATTCATGGATGTTACAAGTAGCAAATAAGCTTTCAAATAATGTATATATTACTCTCGATTTAGATGGACTTGATCCTTCCGTCATACCTGGAACAGGTACACCAGAACCAGGAGGCCTTTCATACAAGCAGGTTGTTGAATTAATAAAAATAATTGGAAAAGAAAAAAATGTGATCGGCGCTGATATCAACGAACTTTCAAAAATAGAAGGAACTCAAGTTTCAGAATATACGGCAGCGAAGCTTGCAACTAAAATTTTTATTCACTGCTCAAAAAATAACTGA